One Kitasatospora sp. NBC_01266 genomic window carries:
- a CDS encoding DinB family protein, with protein MNEIPPQNLAPSWPAELDTRSRPPRAGEERETLTAFLDWHRATFELKTAGLSAEQLAEKSVAPSGMSLHGILRHLAGVERWWFGLQFAGLELPQLYYSDDNPDQDFEFTGADPAQDFGAWQAECERSRGIVAAAPSLDVLAAAPMTGEPISLRRILVTMIAEYARHNGHADLLRERLDGLTGS; from the coding sequence ATGAACGAGATCCCCCCGCAGAACCTCGCACCCTCCTGGCCGGCCGAACTCGACACCCGCAGTCGCCCGCCCAGGGCCGGCGAGGAGCGCGAGACGCTCACCGCCTTCCTGGACTGGCACCGCGCCACGTTCGAGCTGAAGACCGCCGGCCTGTCCGCGGAACAGCTGGCGGAGAAGTCCGTGGCGCCCTCCGGGATGAGCCTGCACGGCATCCTGCGGCACCTGGCCGGGGTCGAACGCTGGTGGTTCGGCCTGCAGTTCGCCGGACTCGAGCTGCCGCAGCTCTACTACTCGGACGACAACCCGGACCAGGACTTCGAGTTCACCGGCGCCGACCCGGCGCAGGACTTCGGCGCCTGGCAGGCGGAGTGCGAGCGGTCCCGGGGGATCGTGGCCGCCGCCCCCTCGCTGGACGTGCTGGCCGCCGCGCCGATGACCGGTGAGCCGATCTCGCTGCGCCGGATCCTGGTGACCATGATCGCCGAGTACGCCCGGCACAACGGCCACGCCGACCTGCTGCGCGAACGCCTGGACGGCCTGACCGGCTCCTGA
- a CDS encoding methylated-DNA--[protein]-cysteine S-methyltransferase: MSSPVTSNVTSTVHTTIDSPLGELLLVGEECASSPGGIALRSLSISGQRRAATVEPGWRADPAAFAEIVAQLRAYFAGDLKEFSIELRATGTEFQQRVWQAIDTIPYGSTTSYGRLAEQIGASRAAVRAVGTAIGANPLLIVRPCHRIIGANGSLTGYAAGLERKEYLLAHEGALPGALA; this comes from the coding sequence GTGAGCAGCCCCGTGACCAGCAACGTGACCAGCACTGTCCACACCACCATCGACAGCCCGCTCGGCGAGCTGCTGCTGGTCGGCGAGGAGTGCGCGAGTTCGCCCGGCGGGATCGCGCTGCGCTCGCTGTCGATCAGCGGGCAACGCCGTGCCGCCACTGTCGAACCCGGCTGGCGGGCCGACCCGGCGGCCTTCGCGGAGATCGTCGCCCAGCTGCGCGCGTACTTCGCCGGCGATCTCAAGGAGTTCTCGATCGAGCTGCGCGCCACGGGCACCGAGTTCCAGCAACGCGTCTGGCAGGCGATCGACACCATCCCGTACGGCAGCACCACCAGCTACGGTCGACTGGCGGAGCAGATCGGCGCGTCGCGTGCGGCGGTCCGCGCGGTCGGCACCGCGATCGGTGCCAACCCGCTGCTCATCGTCCGCCCGTGCCACCGGATCATCGGCGCCAACGGCTCGCTCACCGGGTATGCGGCCGGACTGGAGCGCAAGGAGTACCTGCTGGCCCACGAAGGGGCGCTCCCGGGCGCCCTGGCCTGA
- a CDS encoding DUF6895 family protein — MIDTATLGTATRIAADSLGWLHRQHEQGRGRLPADATADLSDPDNAYKPLGECAMAASLVLRELVAGTRETQWARELLDFGWRELRGGDLLYERQLRNQLITDPLETYGPFVRAGYRHQRLDELLSDLAELRSMRAVEMFQNRKLAVANARRLVGLDDRPDWGALADATWLGAGPEPWAIDWDAGYNATHTVFHLTDWGARPTELPPAMRDYLRDWLPVWIDIWSEVGHWDLVGELLAVDACLPEPTCDGRAWQLLAAVQRADGLLPRDTEPVTEDPDLAFKDHEHTAVVAVVAGTLTVARALGAEGTGRATR, encoded by the coding sequence ATGATCGACACCGCGACGCTCGGCACCGCGACCCGGATCGCCGCCGACTCCCTCGGCTGGCTCCACCGGCAGCACGAACAGGGCCGAGGCCGGCTGCCCGCCGACGCCACCGCCGACCTCTCCGACCCCGACAACGCCTACAAGCCGCTCGGCGAGTGCGCCATGGCGGCCTCCCTGGTGCTGCGCGAGCTGGTGGCGGGCACCCGGGAGACCCAATGGGCGCGTGAGCTGCTGGACTTCGGCTGGCGCGAGCTGCGCGGCGGCGACCTGCTCTACGAGCGCCAGCTCCGCAACCAGCTGATCACCGACCCGCTGGAGACCTACGGCCCGTTCGTCCGGGCCGGCTACCGCCACCAGCGGCTCGATGAACTGTTGAGCGACCTGGCCGAGTTGCGCTCGATGCGCGCCGTGGAGATGTTCCAGAACCGGAAACTGGCGGTGGCCAACGCCCGCCGGCTGGTCGGCCTCGACGACCGGCCGGACTGGGGCGCACTGGCCGACGCGACCTGGCTCGGCGCCGGCCCCGAACCCTGGGCGATCGACTGGGACGCGGGCTACAACGCCACCCACACCGTCTTCCACCTCACCGACTGGGGCGCCCGGCCGACCGAACTGCCGCCCGCGATGCGCGACTACCTGCGCGACTGGCTGCCGGTCTGGATCGACATCTGGTCCGAGGTCGGCCACTGGGACCTGGTCGGCGAGCTGCTGGCGGTGGACGCCTGCCTGCCCGAGCCGACCTGTGACGGCCGGGCCTGGCAGCTGCTGGCGGCGGTCCAGCGGGCGGACGGTCTACTGCCGCGCGACACCGAGCCGGTGACAGAGGATCCGGACCTGGCCTTCAAGGACCATGAGCACACCGCCGTGGTCGCCGTCGTGGCCGGCACCCTGACGGTGGCGCGGGCGCTGGGCGCGGAGGGCACGGGGCGTGCGACCCGCTGA
- a CDS encoding serine hydrolase domain-containing protein → MRPAEGEPAECCWTDGDPARLAPLVDAVPPGSAVALAVVRDGVTALSGHGRVDGRRGDPITPDTAFELGSVSKTFTALLLAERVARGELDYDLPIDTLLAPGPRPQLLRGGAITLLHLATHTSGLPRLPPGLSRTAFARLTNPYEEFTRAKLLQALARTRIRTSPGSRVRYSNYGVGLLGHLVAGADQPPWDVGTAYADLLAERVGRPLGLNSTACGPNPVAQAVGHWHGRPVPPWRMPALPGAGAVRSTARDLARYLGAHLAAAADQAAPGADQAVRADDPDGLARALGEVQRPRLVHSRAPGADELCLVWNLRRLDGCQLLFHGGATRGFTTFIGFCPQARAGVAALTNTGPTLDGRFGQAAYQVLKSLLPCSV, encoded by the coding sequence GTGCGACCCGCTGAAGGGGAGCCGGCCGAGTGCTGCTGGACCGACGGCGACCCGGCCCGGCTGGCTCCACTGGTCGACGCCGTGCCGCCGGGCAGCGCGGTCGCCCTCGCGGTGGTGCGCGACGGGGTGACGGCACTGTCCGGCCACGGCCGCGTCGACGGGCGCCGCGGCGACCCGATCACGCCGGACACCGCGTTCGAACTCGGTTCGGTGAGCAAGACCTTCACCGCACTGCTGCTCGCTGAGCGGGTGGCACGCGGCGAACTCGACTACGACCTGCCGATCGACACGCTGCTCGCCCCCGGCCCGCGCCCGCAGCTGCTGCGCGGCGGCGCGATCACGCTGCTCCACCTGGCCACCCACACCTCGGGGCTGCCCCGGCTGCCACCGGGCCTGAGCCGGACGGCCTTCGCCCGGCTGACCAATCCGTACGAGGAGTTCACCCGGGCGAAACTGCTCCAGGCGCTGGCCCGCACCAGGATCCGGACCAGTCCGGGCAGCCGGGTGCGCTACTCCAACTACGGGGTGGGCCTGCTCGGCCACCTGGTGGCAGGAGCGGATCAGCCGCCCTGGGACGTCGGTACCGCCTACGCGGACCTGCTGGCCGAGCGGGTCGGCCGGCCGCTCGGCCTCAACAGCACTGCGTGCGGCCCGAATCCGGTCGCGCAGGCGGTCGGCCACTGGCACGGCAGGCCGGTGCCGCCGTGGCGGATGCCCGCACTCCCGGGCGCCGGCGCCGTCCGGTCCACCGCCCGCGACCTGGCCCGCTACCTGGGTGCCCATCTCGCGGCAGCCGCTGACCAGGCGGCACCGGGAGCGGATCAGGCGGTGCGGGCCGACGACCCGGACGGGCTGGCGCGGGCCCTGGGCGAGGTGCAGCGCCCGAGGCTGGTGCACTCGCGCGCGCCGGGGGCGGACGAACTCTGCCTGGTCTGGAACCTGCGCCGACTCGACGGCTGTCAGCTGCTGTTCCATGGCGGTGCCACCCGGGGGTTCACGACGTTCATCGGCTTCTGCCCGCAGGCGCGCGCGGGCGTGGCCGCCCTGACCAACACCGGGCCGACCCTCGATGGACGCTTCGGGCAGGCCGCCTACCAGGTGCTGAAGTCCCTGCTGCCGTGCTCGGTGTGA
- a CDS encoding NlpC/P60 family protein — MYTAIHAKLRTAFTALTCLLVLLAGPPLAAWAGTADGRAGPSLARDAGTDCAPLTPGASATAESAVRAACTQLGVWYTWGGGHGPDPGPTYGHPDGVDPASDHDNERLGFDCSGLVRYAYAQATGQDLLNGDAGQQYYTTHAAQRFTPDQGSGPLLPGDLLAYGSSDNLQHIAIYLGAGKMVEARQSGTHIMVSDARLDGDYFGAVRINRGPVTGITEQTWGSGVWTHAQPSTDSPRVYAFPDATAVRVSCQEHAQRITAEGITNDAWSFLPDYQAWISNIYLQGPAWLDSVPTC; from the coding sequence ATGTACACCGCGATCCACGCCAAGCTCCGCACCGCGTTCACCGCCCTCACCTGCCTGCTCGTGCTCCTGGCGGGGCCGCCCCTCGCCGCCTGGGCCGGGACGGCCGACGGCCGGGCCGGGCCCAGCCTGGCCCGCGACGCCGGCACCGACTGCGCACCGCTCACGCCAGGTGCCTCGGCCACCGCCGAGAGCGCCGTCCGGGCAGCCTGCACGCAACTCGGTGTCTGGTACACCTGGGGCGGCGGCCACGGCCCGGACCCCGGACCGACCTACGGCCACCCCGACGGCGTGGACCCGGCCAGCGACCACGACAACGAGCGCCTCGGCTTCGACTGCTCCGGCCTGGTCCGCTACGCCTACGCCCAGGCCACCGGTCAGGACCTGCTGAACGGCGACGCCGGCCAGCAGTACTACACGACGCACGCCGCCCAACGCTTCACGCCCGACCAGGGCAGCGGCCCGCTGCTGCCCGGCGACCTGCTCGCCTACGGCAGCTCCGACAACCTCCAGCACATCGCCATCTACCTGGGCGCGGGCAAGATGGTCGAGGCCCGCCAGTCCGGCACCCACATCATGGTCAGCGATGCCCGGCTCGACGGTGACTACTTCGGCGCGGTGCGGATCAACCGCGGCCCGGTGACCGGGATCACCGAGCAGACCTGGGGCAGCGGGGTCTGGACCCACGCCCAGCCGTCCACCGACAGCCCACGCGTCTACGCCTTCCCGGACGCCACCGCCGTGCGGGTCTCCTGCCAGGAGCACGCCCAGCGCATCACGGCCGAGGGGATCACCAACGACGCCTGGTCCTTCCTGCCCGACTACCAGGCCTGGATCTCCAACATCTACCTCCAGGGCCCGGCCTGGCTCGACTCCGTCCCCACCTGCTGA
- a CDS encoding nSTAND1 domain-containing NTPase, with product MDRLPPTDPPVTATGASARDFGAELRRLRTARGLSLSALSRLLHYSKGYLSKIENGSKPAGPDLARRCDRLLDADGALARLADPGPGSGSGSGSGSGSGSGSGSGSGLEPAHGAARGGTHGAATGTTRGSATGAGAGGEPALPCPYPGLAAFGPQDARWFAGRESALAALLERLAERAGQGPLALVAPSGAGKSSLLRAGLLPALRRGALPTTRPGPRRAVVCTPTAHPLAALRRALDTGPSTVVPATEPADDGPGRDGPTPDGLAPDGPGQEHPEQDGPAPDGLVLVVDQFEEVFTLCQDPAERSAFIRDLCELATDPGPSPTMIVLGVRADFCGRCLDHPELVPVFTRGLLALGPMATAELHRAITGPATEAGLLLEPGLVEVLLRDLGLAGIPHPAGSPEDPGAVGTAPFRSGLAGVLPLLSHALLATWQQRDGRNLTVAGYLRTGGVQGAIAATAENLFAGLTPEGRLTARQLLLRLVHVAEDSEATRHPVPLDHLRAAAPASGLATDSAAGPVTASAAGPRTADSIGAVLDAFVQARLLTVDSQTVLITHEALIRAWPRLRGWLHADRAGLLVRQQLAEAAVEWERERRDPSLLYRGTKLAVAVEYLRDPRRRAELGPGEAAFVAAGHEQEAARARAVRRRTRRRRQLLVTLVVLLVLAVTAGGVAYQQRAEAFAGRRTALSKALAAESAALAAGRPEASMLLADEAFRTSPTTEARSALLSTQSQAFAGRLFGHTGPVNAVAFSPDSTRLATASADGTLKVWQVASRQLDTTLTGHGGSVRTVAFSPDGRSLASGSADGTVRLWDLTGRRLPVTLFGNGGAVRSVAFSPDGRTLVSGGADRTVRLWDTANHTLITTLTGHSDEIFSVAYSPDGHLVASAAADHTVRLWDTGSGALTATLTGHSDEVLGVAFSPDGRTLASGGADRTVRLWDTANHTLITTLTGHSDDVNGVAYTDGGATLVSASGDGTVRLWDLATRRITATLCGHTDYVQGVAVSPDGALVATAGFDQTAALWQRGAAALTVHPFTEIWQTAFSPDGRTVAAADAAHTVRLWDVARHTLVGTLDGHTGSVFGIAFSPDGRLLASAGADQTIRLWDLASHAQAAVLTGHQDSVFAVAFSPDGRLLASAGEDRTVRLWDVRTRRPVGVLSGHTDFVNAVAFSPDGRTLASGSDDLTVRLWDLGARHLSATLTGHTGSVRAVAFAPDGRTLASAGNDGTVRTWDLTTQHLSATLTGHTGSVRAVAFAPDGRTLASAGNDGTVRTWDLTTQHLSATLTGHTDAVWSVAFSPDGRTLASAGSDGTVRLWNSSTQDRGGEICRLVGALSAEQWSRLLPDQPYRPNC from the coding sequence GTGGACCGGCTGCCACCGACGGACCCGCCCGTCACCGCCACCGGCGCCTCAGCCCGGGACTTCGGCGCCGAGCTGCGCAGACTGCGGACCGCACGCGGGCTCTCGCTCAGCGCGCTGTCCCGGCTGCTGCACTACAGCAAGGGCTACCTCAGCAAGATCGAGAACGGCAGCAAGCCGGCCGGCCCTGACCTTGCCCGACGCTGCGATCGGCTGCTGGACGCCGACGGCGCCTTGGCCCGTCTCGCCGACCCGGGGCCGGGGTCGGGGTCGGGGTCGGGGTCGGGGTCGGGGTCGGGGTCGGGGTCGGGGTCGGGGTCGGGGCTCGAACCGGCGCACGGTGCGGCGCGCGGTGGAACGCACGGCGCGGCGACCGGCACGACGCGCGGTTCGGCGACCGGTGCGGGTGCTGGTGGCGAGCCCGCGCTCCCCTGCCCTTATCCGGGCCTGGCCGCCTTCGGTCCACAGGACGCCCGCTGGTTCGCCGGTCGCGAGAGCGCGCTGGCCGCGCTGCTCGAACGGCTGGCCGAGCGCGCCGGACAGGGCCCGCTCGCCCTGGTCGCGCCGTCGGGTGCCGGAAAGTCATCGCTACTGCGAGCCGGCCTGCTGCCCGCGCTGCGGCGCGGCGCCCTGCCCACCACCCGCCCCGGTCCCCGCCGAGCGGTTGTCTGCACACCCACCGCCCACCCGCTGGCGGCACTGCGTCGCGCTCTCGACACCGGGCCGTCCACCGTGGTGCCCGCGACCGAGCCCGCCGACGACGGCCCGGGCCGGGACGGCCCGACTCCGGACGGACTGGCTCCGGACGGCCCGGGGCAGGAGCACCCGGAGCAGGACGGCCCGGCTCCGGACGGACTGGTCCTCGTCGTGGACCAGTTCGAGGAGGTCTTCACCCTCTGCCAGGACCCCGCCGAGCGGAGCGCCTTCATCCGGGACCTCTGCGAGCTCGCCACCGACCCGGGTCCCTCCCCCACCATGATCGTGCTCGGCGTCCGGGCCGACTTCTGCGGTCGGTGCCTCGACCACCCCGAGCTGGTGCCCGTCTTCACCCGCGGCCTGCTCGCTCTCGGCCCGATGGCCACCGCCGAGCTGCACCGGGCGATCACCGGCCCGGCCACCGAGGCCGGCCTGCTGCTGGAGCCCGGCCTGGTCGAGGTACTGCTGCGCGACCTCGGCCTCGCGGGCATCCCGCACCCGGCCGGCTCGCCCGAGGACCCCGGCGCGGTCGGCACCGCCCCGTTCCGGTCCGGACTGGCCGGCGTGCTGCCGCTGCTCTCGCACGCGCTGCTGGCGACCTGGCAGCAGCGCGACGGGCGCAACCTCACCGTCGCGGGCTACCTGCGCACCGGCGGTGTCCAGGGCGCGATCGCCGCAACCGCCGAGAACCTCTTCGCCGGCCTGACCCCCGAGGGCCGCCTGACGGCACGTCAGCTGCTGCTCCGGCTGGTCCATGTCGCCGAGGACAGCGAGGCGACCCGCCACCCGGTGCCGCTCGACCACCTCCGGGCCGCTGCTCCGGCGTCCGGTCTCGCCACCGATTCAGCCGCCGGGCCAGTCACCGCTTCAGCCGCCGGACCCAGGACCGCCGATTCCATCGGTGCCGTCCTCGACGCCTTCGTGCAGGCCCGCCTGCTGACCGTGGACAGCCAGACTGTGCTGATCACCCACGAGGCCCTGATCCGGGCCTGGCCCCGGCTGCGCGGCTGGCTGCACGCCGATCGGGCCGGTCTGCTGGTCCGTCAGCAGCTCGCCGAAGCCGCCGTCGAGTGGGAGCGCGAGCGGCGCGACCCGTCCCTGCTCTACCGGGGCACCAAGCTCGCCGTCGCCGTCGAGTACCTGCGCGATCCGCGTCGCCGCGCCGAACTGGGCCCGGGCGAGGCCGCGTTCGTGGCCGCCGGACACGAGCAGGAGGCGGCGCGGGCGCGGGCCGTGCGGCGCCGGACCCGGCGACGGCGGCAACTGCTGGTCACCCTCGTGGTGCTGCTGGTGCTGGCCGTCACCGCGGGCGGCGTCGCCTACCAGCAGCGGGCCGAGGCGTTCGCCGGACGCCGGACCGCGCTCTCCAAAGCGCTGGCCGCCGAATCGGCCGCGCTGGCGGCCGGCCGACCGGAGGCCTCGATGCTGCTGGCGGACGAGGCGTTCCGCACCTCGCCCACCACGGAGGCCCGCAGCGCGTTGCTCAGCACCCAGTCCCAGGCCTTCGCCGGTCGGCTCTTCGGCCATACCGGGCCGGTCAACGCCGTCGCGTTCAGCCCGGATTCGACCAGACTCGCCACGGCCAGCGCGGACGGCACCCTGAAGGTGTGGCAGGTGGCGAGCCGTCAGCTCGACACCACGCTCACCGGGCACGGCGGGTCGGTGCGCACCGTCGCGTTCAGTCCCGACGGGCGGTCCCTGGCCTCCGGCAGCGCCGACGGCACGGTCCGCCTGTGGGACCTGACAGGCCGTCGGCTGCCCGTCACCCTCTTCGGCAACGGCGGCGCGGTGCGCTCGGTGGCGTTCAGCCCGGACGGCCGGACCCTGGTCTCCGGCGGGGCCGACCGCACCGTCCGGCTCTGGGACACCGCCAACCACACCCTGATCACCACCCTCACCGGCCACAGCGACGAGATCTTCAGCGTGGCCTACAGCCCGGACGGCCACCTGGTCGCCTCGGCGGCCGCCGATCACACCGTCCGCCTCTGGGACACCGGCAGCGGTGCCCTCACCGCCACCCTCACCGGCCACAGCGACGAAGTCCTCGGCGTGGCGTTCAGCCCGGACGGCCGGACCCTGGCCTCCGGCGGGGCCGACCGCACCGTCCGGCTCTGGGACACCGCCAACCACACCCTGATCACCACCCTCACCGGCCACAGCGACGACGTCAACGGCGTGGCCTACACCGATGGCGGCGCGACCCTGGTGAGCGCGAGCGGCGACGGCACCGTGCGGCTCTGGGACCTGGCCACCCGCCGGATCACCGCCACCCTCTGCGGTCACACCGACTACGTCCAGGGCGTTGCCGTCAGCCCCGACGGCGCGCTGGTCGCCACCGCTGGCTTCGACCAGACCGCAGCACTCTGGCAGCGCGGGGCAGCCGCACTCACCGTGCACCCGTTCACCGAGATCTGGCAGACCGCCTTCAGCCCCGACGGCCGCACCGTCGCGGCTGCCGACGCCGCACACACCGTGCGGCTCTGGGATGTCGCGCGGCACACCCTGGTCGGGACCCTGGACGGCCACACCGGCTCGGTCTTCGGCATCGCCTTCAGCCCGGACGGCCGACTGCTCGCCTCGGCCGGTGCCGATCAGACCATCCGCTTGTGGGACCTCGCCTCGCACGCCCAGGCCGCAGTCCTCACCGGGCATCAGGACTCCGTCTTCGCGGTGGCGTTCAGCCCCGACGGCCGGCTGCTCGCCTCGGCGGGCGAGGACCGCACCGTGCGGCTCTGGGACGTCCGCACCCGACGACCGGTCGGCGTGCTGAGCGGGCACACCGACTTCGTGAACGCGGTCGCGTTCAGCCCTGACGGGCGGACCCTCGCCTCCGGCAGCGACGATCTGACGGTCCGGCTCTGGGACCTCGGCGCCCGGCACCTCTCCGCCACCTTGACCGGGCACACCGGCTCGGTACGCGCCGTCGCCTTCGCCCCCGACGGCCGCACCCTGGCCAGCGCCGGCAACGACGGCACCGTACGCACCTGGGACCTCACCACCCAACACCTCTCCGCCACCCTCACCGGACACACCGGCTCGGTACGCGCCGTCGCCTTCGCCCCCGACGGCCGCACCCTGGCCAGCGCCGGCAACGACGGCACCGTACGCACCTGGGACCTCACCACCCAACACCTCTCCGCCACCCTCACCGGACACACGGATGCCGTCTGGTCAGTGGCCTTCAGCCCGGACGGCCGCACGCTGGCCAGCGCCGGCAGCGACGGCACGGTCCGGCTCTGGAACTCCAGCACCCAGGACCGCGGCGGCGAGATCTGTCGCCTGGTAGGCGCGCTCAGCGCCGAGCAGTGGTCCCGGCTGCTGCCCGATCAGCCCTACCGACCCAACTGCTGA
- a CDS encoding MarR family winged helix-turn-helix transcriptional regulator encodes MSGRDESIEIIQRELTAFARRARHKASQLHPGLSLVTYSILDLMNERGGCRAADLAAYFMLDKSTVSRQVGALEKLGLLSREVDPEDHRGQILRPSEQGLALLREAYEMRRESFTERFTDWADDDVARLAGYLVRYGAAD; translated from the coding sequence GTGTCGGGTCGGGACGAGTCGATCGAGATCATCCAGCGTGAGCTGACCGCCTTCGCGCGGCGGGCCCGGCACAAGGCCTCGCAGCTGCACCCGGGACTGTCCTTGGTGACCTACAGCATTCTCGACCTGATGAACGAGCGCGGCGGCTGCCGGGCGGCGGACCTGGCCGCCTACTTCATGCTCGACAAGTCGACGGTGAGCCGGCAGGTGGGCGCGCTGGAGAAGCTGGGCCTGCTGAGTCGGGAGGTGGACCCGGAGGATCACCGCGGTCAGATCCTGCGCCCGAGCGAGCAGGGCCTGGCGCTGCTGCGGGAGGCGTACGAGATGCGGCGGGAGTCGTTCACCGAGCGGTTCACCGACTGGGCGGACGACGACGTCGCGCGGTTGGCGGGTTACCTGGTCCGGTACGGCGCCGCCGACTGA
- a CDS encoding LysM peptidoglycan-binding domain-containing protein, translating to MLSVNSRPSLPNRAALKRAVAVTVLAGVGAGLPLIAATGASAAPLHPAGHGHHHHAAGQGYTGHWAATQQAPAQQAPVQQAPAAPAAAPAAAQTAAPAPAAAPASYTVQSGDWLSKIATSHNVQGGWQKLYDLNKGTLNQGPNVLFPGQHLVLGDAQAAPAQAPAATQAPAPAAPAAAPVAAAPVAAAPVAAPVATVDVNSPSSLQALAASIVPADQLASFDQIITHESGWDVTATNPSSGAYGLPQALPGNKMASAGSDWATNPATQIKWALQYMNTTYGSPNQAWAFWQVHQAY from the coding sequence ATGCTGTCCGTCAACAGTCGCCCCAGCCTGCCCAACCGCGCCGCCCTCAAGCGCGCCGTCGCCGTCACCGTCCTCGCGGGTGTCGGTGCCGGTCTGCCGCTGATCGCCGCCACCGGTGCCAGCGCGGCGCCGCTGCACCCGGCCGGCCACGGCCACCACCACCACGCCGCCGGCCAGGGCTACACCGGCCACTGGGCCGCGACGCAGCAGGCCCCGGCGCAGCAGGCCCCGGTCCAGCAGGCTCCGGCCGCGCCGGCCGCCGCTCCCGCCGCCGCGCAGACCGCCGCCCCGGCCCCCGCCGCCGCGCCCGCCTCCTACACCGTGCAGAGTGGCGACTGGCTGTCCAAGATCGCCACCAGCCACAACGTGCAGGGCGGCTGGCAGAAGCTGTACGACCTGAACAAGGGCACCCTCAACCAGGGCCCGAACGTGCTCTTCCCCGGCCAGCACCTGGTGCTGGGCGACGCCCAGGCCGCCCCGGCCCAGGCCCCGGCCGCCACCCAGGCGCCGGCTCCGGCCGCGCCGGCCGCCGCTCCGGTCGCCGCTGCCCCGGTCGCCGCCGCGCCGGTTGCCGCGCCCGTCGCCACCGTGGACGTCAACAGCCCCAGCTCGCTGCAGGCGCTGGCCGCCTCCATCGTTCCGGCTGACCAGCTGGCCTCGTTCGACCAGATCATCACCCACGAGAGCGGCTGGGACGTCACCGCCACCAACCCCAGCTCCGGTGCCTACGGCCTGCCGCAGGCGCTGCCCGGCAACAAGATGGCCTCCGCCGGTTCCGACTGGGCGACCAACCCGGCCACCCAGATCAAGTGGGCGCTGCAGTACATGAACACCACCTACGGCAGCCCGAACCAGGCCTGGGCCTTCTGGCAGGTCCACCAGGCGTACTGA
- a CDS encoding serine hydrolase domain-containing protein: MTHPAADPPYNEQRADELSPPALPVADLLPETSRALLHRLAVGQAEGRTPSLVGAVVRSGRLVWTGARSMTEGHAPDEDVQYRIGSISKTFVAVLVMRLRDEGLIDLADPLEQHLPDTAAGGATIRQLLSHTAGLAAETPSPWWERTSGELRPELGHLLEDQPFRHAAGERFHYSNPGFALLGALVAKIRRMSWFDALRQEVLEPLGMTRTTLLPQAPHAGGFAVHPWADVMIPEPLTDTGLMAPAGQLWSTAADLARWAAFLTGPTAGGTEKVLRADTLAEMRRPAAAPEGDWTACQGLGLQLLRQDGRLLIGHGGSMPGFLAGLWVSLEDDVAVITLANVTSSPALWGVAGDLLRIVAEREPRIPAPWRPFTDADPELLALTGPWYWGTTALALHLRADRALELTLLGDRARASRFQPESDGSWTGLDGYYAGEPLRVVFADDGSASHLDLGSFVLTRTPYDPAAPVPGGVDPQGWHAG; the protein is encoded by the coding sequence ATGACCCACCCGGCTGCCGATCCGCCGTACAACGAGCAGCGAGCCGACGAACTGTCACCTCCCGCCCTACCGGTGGCCGATCTGCTGCCGGAGACCTCGCGGGCCCTGCTGCACCGCCTCGCCGTCGGGCAGGCCGAGGGGCGAACCCCCTCGCTGGTCGGCGCGGTGGTCCGCAGCGGGAGACTGGTGTGGACCGGCGCCCGCAGCATGACCGAAGGTCACGCGCCGGACGAGGACGTCCAGTACCGGATCGGCTCGATCTCCAAGACCTTCGTGGCCGTCCTGGTCATGCGGCTGCGGGACGAGGGCCTGATCGACCTGGCCGACCCGCTGGAGCAGCACCTGCCCGACACCGCCGCCGGCGGCGCCACCATCCGCCAACTGCTCAGCCACACGGCCGGGCTGGCCGCCGAGACGCCGAGCCCCTGGTGGGAACGGACCTCCGGCGAGCTGCGCCCCGAGCTGGGCCACCTGCTGGAGGACCAGCCGTTCCGGCACGCCGCCGGGGAACGCTTCCACTACTCCAACCCCGGCTTCGCGCTGCTCGGCGCGCTGGTGGCGAAGATCCGCCGGATGTCCTGGTTCGACGCGCTGCGCCAGGAGGTGCTGGAGCCGCTCGGCATGACCCGCACCACCCTGCTGCCACAGGCCCCGCACGCGGGCGGGTTCGCGGTGCACCCGTGGGCGGACGTGATGATCCCCGAGCCGCTCACCGACACCGGCCTGATGGCACCGGCCGGCCAGCTCTGGTCCACCGCCGCCGACCTCGCCCGCTGGGCCGCCTTCCTGACCGGCCCCACGGCGGGCGGCACCGAGAAGGTGCTCCGCGCCGACACCCTCGCCGAGATGCGCCGGCCCGCCGCCGCGCCGGAGGGCGACTGGACCGCCTGCCAGGGGCTCGGCCTGCAACTGCTGCGCCAGGACGGCCGACTGCTGATCGGCCACGGCGGCTCGATGCCGGGCTTCCTGGCCGGCCTCTGGGTGAGCCTGGAGGACGACGTGGCCGTCATCACGCTGGCCAATGTGACGTCGAGTCCGGCGCTCTGGGGGGTGGCCGGCGACCTGCTCAGGATCGTGGCCGAGCGCGAGCCGCGGATCCCCGCGCCCTGGCGCCCGTTCACCGACGCCGATCCCGAACTGCTGGCGCTGACCGGCCCCTGGTACTGGGGAACCACCGCGTTGGCCCTGCACCTGCGGGCCGACCGCGCCCTCGAGCTCACCCTGCTCGGCGACCGGGCCCGCGCCTCGCGCTTCCAGCCCGAGTCCGACGGCAGTTGGACCGGCCTGGACGGCTACTACGCGGGCGAGCCGCTGCGCGTGGTGTTCGCCGACGACGGCTCGGCGAGCCACCTCGACCTGGGCAGCTTCGTGCTGACCCGCACGCCCTACGACCCGGCCGCACCCGTGCCGGGCGGTGTCGACCCGCAGGGCTGGCACGCCGGCTGA